The Vitis riparia cultivar Riparia Gloire de Montpellier isolate 1030 chromosome 3, EGFV_Vit.rip_1.0, whole genome shotgun sequence genome includes a region encoding these proteins:
- the LOC117908887 gene encoding probable N-acetyl-gamma-glutamyl-phosphate reductase, chloroplastic: MSSAHLSSIRFDREWFRKSETKSSNGRKLHIRGSVTSSPQSVQFAEAKTEKSGKAVRIGVLGASGYTGSEIVRLLANHPHFGITLMTADRKAGQSIGSVFPHLITQDLPDMVAIKDANFSNVDAVFCCLPHGTTQDIIKALPKSLKIVDLSADFRLQEIAEYEEWYGQPHRAPDLQKEAVYGLTEILREEIKAARLVANPGCYPTTIQLPLVPLLKANLIETRNLIIDAKSGVSGAGRGAKEANLYTEIAEGIHSYGITRHRHVPEIEQGLSDAAHAKVTVSFTPHLMPMSRGMQSTIYVEMTPGVTIEDLYKQLKIAYEDEEFVILLEKGVVPHTRNVRGSNYCLLNVFPDRIPGRAIIVSVIDNLVKGASGQALQNLNVMMGLPENTGLLYQPLFP, from the exons ATGAGCTCTGCACACTTGAGTTCGATTCGTTTTGATCGGGAATGGTTCAGGAAG AGTGAAACAAAGAGTTCAAATGGAAGGAAGCTGCATATTAGAGGATCAGTGACTTCATCCCCGCAAAGCGTGCAGTTTGCAGAGGCAAAAACCGAGAAATCTGGAAAGGCAGTTCGGATTGGTGTACTTGGGGCCAGTGGCTACACTGGTTCAGAG ATTGTTAGACTTCTGGCAAACCATCCACACTTTGGCATTACCCTCATGACTGCAGACAGAAAAGCTggtcaatcaattggatcagtATTTCCACATTTGATCACACAA GATTTACCAGATATGGTTGCTATCAAGGATGCAAATTTTTCTAATGTGGATGCTGTGTTTTGTTGTTTGCCACATGGAACCACACAG GACATAATCAAAGCTCTTCCCAAGAGTTTAAAGATTGTCGATCTTTCTGCA GACTTTCGTCTGCAAGAAATTGCTGAATATGAAGAATGGTATGGTCAGCCACACAGAGCCCCAGATTTGCAG AAAGAAGCAGTGTATGGCTTGACAGagattttgagggaagaaattaaAGCTGCACGTCTTGTTGCCAATCCTGGCTGTTATCCTACAACCATTCAGCTTCCTCTTGTTCCCTTGTTGAAG GCTAATCTCATTGAAACAAGAAATCTCATTATTGATGCAAAATCTGGTGTGAGTGGAGCAG GTCGTGGTGCCAAGGAGGCAAATCTGTACACTGAAATAGCTGAAGGCATTCATTCTTATGGTATTACAAGGCATCGTCATG TTCCTGAGATTGAGCAGGGACTTTCAGATGCTGCACATGCAAAAGTGACTGTCAGCTTCACTCCTCACCTAATGCCAATG AGCCGTGGTATGCAATCAACTATATATGTGGAAATGACCCCAGGAGTCACAATCGAGGATTTGTACAAACAATTAAAGATTGCCTATGAG GACGAAGAATTTGTAATTTTGCTGGAGAAAGGAGTTGTTCCTCATACTCGAAATGTCCGTGGATCCAATTACTGTCTTCTGAATGTCTTTCCTGATCGAATCCCTGGACGAGCAATTATAGTATCTGTT ATTGATAATCTTGTGAAGGGAGCTTCTGGTCAAGCCTTGCAGAATCTTAATGTGATGATGGGATTGCCTGAGAATACAGGACTTCTCTACCAGCCATTGTTTCCATAA
- the LOC117910519 gene encoding probable N-acetyl-gamma-glutamyl-phosphate reductase, chloroplastic, with protein sequence MFFRFAFGLQANLIETRNLIIDAKSGVSGAGRGAKEANLYTEIAEGIHSYGITRHRHVPEIEQGLSDAAHAKVTVSFTPHLMPMSRGMQSTIYVEMTPGVTIEDLYKQLKIAYEDEEFVILLEKGVVPHTRNVRGSNYCLLNVFPDRIPGRAIIVSVIDNLVKGASGQALQNLNVMMGLPENTGLLYQPLFP encoded by the exons ATGTTTTTCAGATTTGCCTTTGGTTTGCAGGCTAATCTCATTGAAACAAGAAATCTCATTATTGATGCAAAATCTGGTGTGAGTGGAGCag GTCGTGGTGCCAAGGAGGCAAATCTGTACACTGAAATAGCTGAAGGCATTCATTCTTATGGTATTACAAGGCATCGCCATG TTCCTGAGATTGAGCAGGGACTTTCAGATGCTGCACATGCAAAAGTGACTGTCAGCTTCACTCCTCACCTAATGCCAATG AGCCGTGGTATGCAATCAACTATATATGTGGAAATGACCCCAGGAGTCACAATCGAGGATTTGTACAAACAATTAAAGATTGCCTATGAG GACGAAGAATTTGTAATTTTGCTGGAGAAAGGAGTTGTTCCTCATACTCGAAATGTCCGTGGATCCAATTACTGTCTTCTGAATGTCTTTCCTGATCGAATCCCTGGACGAGCAATTATAGTATCTGTT ATTGATAATCTTGTGAAGGGAGCTTCTGGTCAAGCCTTGCAGAATCTTAATGTGATGATGGGATTGCCTGAGAATACAGGACTTCTCTACCAGCCATTGTTTCCATAA
- the LOC117909443 gene encoding uncharacterized protein LOC117909443: MSSTYPTHFFTASTPRRPSSEMSLGTHSPFLSKFEGLSWYTKTNGCILSFKPNGQFQNARSNLLSKIKVTAGQSGGPAKLNLDAIIEKARTLWDSSPQPVKSFPWNRTLGNFIQLILDLTLAVIKYLCAPLLAVSSLSEMSYCAHEKKLFLVPIPLLIGIVVAGLLKDAALELSPFLKDAEVPWHLIAIAIFFTLLKLPGPYYPYWGRIFIPHFANGGLLMTLWSLFLWYRRPRETVLQQKSLNGSGSMPNTP; the protein is encoded by the exons ATGTCGTCTACGTATCCCACCCACTTCTTTACTGCTTCCACTCCCCGTCGACCTTCCTCTGAAATGTCTCTTGGAACCCattctccttttctttccaaattcgag GGATTGTCATGGTATACAAAGACAAATGGCTGCATTTTAAGTTTTAAACCAAATGGGCAATTTCAGAATGCTAGGTCGAATCTCCTGTCTAAAATAAAGGTGACTGCAGGACAGTCCGGTGGCCCTGCAAAGTTAAATTTGGATGCTATCATTGAGAAGGCAAGAACATTGTGGGATAGTTCTCCTCAGCCAGTCAAAAGCTTCCCTTGGAACAGAACATTGGGGAATTTTATTCAACTTATCCTTGATCTCACTTTGGCAGTCATCAAATACTTATGTGCACCATTGCTGGCCGTTTCCTCCCTCAGTGAGATGTCCTACTGTGCGcatgaaaagaaattattcCTTGTCCCAATTCCACTACTTATTGGCATTGTTGTTGCTGGGCTTCTAAAAGATGCTGCCTTGGAGCTATCTCCATTTCTCAAG GATGCAGAAGTTCCCTGGCATCTGATTGCAATTGCGATTTTCTTCACATTGCTTAAATTGCCAGGCCCATATTACCCATATTGGGGCCGCATTTTCATTCCACACTTTGCAAATGGGGGATTATTGATGACTCTGTGGTCTCTGTTTTTGTGGTATAGAAGGCCCCGTGAAACCGTTCTTCAGCAGAAATCTTTAAATGGCAGTGGTTCTATGCCAAACACACCCTAA